In Chelonia mydas isolate rCheMyd1 chromosome 20, rCheMyd1.pri.v2, whole genome shotgun sequence, a single genomic region encodes these proteins:
- the TNS2 gene encoding tensin-2 isoform X10, with protein MERKYDFDLTYITERIISVFFPPALEEQRYRGNLREVAQMLKSKHEDKYTLFNLSEKRHDISRLNPKVQDFGWPDMHAPPLDKICSICKAMETWLNSDPQHVVVLHCKGNKGKTGVIVAAYMHYSKISASADQALGTLTMRKFCEDKVAASLQPSQKRYIKYFSGLLSGTIKMNSNTLFLHHVLIPAIPSFEASGGYQPFLKIYQSMQLVYTSGIYSVPGPGPQKLCVTLEPALLLKGDVMVKCYHKQTCSSDRDVVFRIQFHTCTIHGTQLWFGKDELDEAWQDERFPFEASVEFVFSSSPEKMKGLETLRNSPSITVDYNISDPMVRWDSYENFNLHHEDSLEDMSHTRGPIDGSLYAKIKKKRNLSGFSGGGGGGSPASADSTQQGSRFLSVSSDSGHSSMLAEPSPPAKPLPTPAEREELDRLLGGFGVKARPETPKQQSGASPHRELGGCPPSNGARDRETAILEDELVEMSPFGPLAYPSRRPGLARHCSCRLGYRSQSCPGAHSPERLPNGAYYRPEGTLERRRLVYSTNGVHLHPAEGYPCLPQEAGPGEKRRVYRSLSEGLQPLAHPYAYELPHSPGKREDLAYKPPSYREVLILEEEPACGLELCPCQDCQEKVHEEAGLPPTTAFYGLHLGSREPEEWAHERAKSPLSRPGHPGQSLPLLMPAAYSQRTRGHHEVFEFEPAHAKMPAHFGHSYPAQPMPGAHQKGHKGMEQSLEPFHYRYGPPYPALLPHGAYACGPPTHCPQPPFYGRSPARPCASPPDTPGYHSPPSSSASPVSSAYPASRKQSYEPQSPETGQGYPRPGHQDRMPTEMQGPGDEAPWRDTPGSLRQPSWEAHAACPAPPELSGPPTPLHTSSPVQSKDSPAMPKGSTPAASLQESSACSSPEDTAPPSDKRTPEMSLILPGATPSPTQLPSPTQACAHGATSRAQSNGPAPRQPCLRAHSPASPPQGTGLSRVNPGDSPRHLNGPSYPAVSPDSSPSNGTPAHPLPPGMDGLDQRSPPTAPIHSPACASCRATATLRNPAPYNGHLQSDRAELAPGTLARCPNGSPLPSPISVQVPAPYCPSDLQCSPTPAFPITTAYYSGGERSPLPPGSPSQGHACDSLQQPPLPEKRHTPAAGSWERSSPPGRGTGTGHHVTFAPDTARPDPDTQPESHSNVKFVQDTSKFWYKPNLSRDQAIALLKDKEPGCFLIRDSNSFQGAYGLALKVATPPANCLTLPSKGDPMEQLVRHFLVETGPKGVKIKGCQNEPYFGSLPALVSQHSITPISLPCKLRIPSRDPMEETPDVAIPTNVSTAADLLKQGAACSVLYLSSVETESLTGPQAVAKAAASTLGCSPRPPACLVHFKVSAQGITLTDNQRKLFFRRHYPVTSITFCSTDPQDRRWTNPDGTTSKLFGFVAKKQGSPCENVCHLFAELDPEQPALAIVNFITKVMLGTHRK; from the exons ATGGAGCGCAAGTACGACTTCGACCTGACCTACATCACCGAGCGCATCATCTCCGtcttcttcccccctgccctggaGGAGCAGCGCTACCGCGGCAACCTGCGCGAGGTGGCGCAGATGCTCAAGTCCAAGCACGAGGATAAGTACACG CTTTTCAACCTGTCCGAGAAGCGCCATGATATCAGCAGGCTGAACCCCAAG GTTCAGGATTTCGGCTGGCCGGACATGCACGCGCCCCCCCTGGACAAGATCTGCTCCATCTGCAAAGCCATGGAGACCTGGCTGAACTCGGACCCGCAGCACGTCGTGGTGCTGCATTGCAag GGGAACAAGGGCAAGACGGGCGTCATCGTGGCCGCCTATATGCACTATAGCAAGATCTCTGCCAG CGCGGACCAGGCCCTCGGCACCCTGACCATGCGGAAGTTCTGCGAGGACAAAGTGGCCGCGTCCCTGCAGCCATCCCAGAAAAG GTACATCAAGTACTTCAGCGGGCTGCTGTCAGGCACCATCAAGATGAATAGCAACACCCTGTTCCTGCACCACGTCCTCATTCCCGCCATCCCCAGCTTCGAGGCCAGCGGAG GCTACCAGCCTTTCCTGAAGATCTACCAGTCCATGCAGCTCGTCTACACCTCGGGGATCTA CAGCGTCCCGGGCCCCGGCCCCCAGAAGCTGTGTGTcaccctggagccagccctgctgctgaaaGGGGACGTGATG GTGAAGTGCTACCACAAGCAGACCTGCAGCTCTGACCGGGACGTGGTTTTCCGCATCCAATTCCACACGTGCACCATCCACGGCACCCAGCTCTGGTTCGGGAAGGATGAGCTGGACGAGGCCTGGCAag acGAGCGCTTCCCCTTCGAAGCCAGCGTGGAGTTCGtcttctcttccagccctgagaAGATGAAAG GCCTGGAGACCTTACGGAACAGCCCATCCATCACAGTGGATTATAACATCTCCGATCCCATGGTGCGCTGGGACTCCTACGAGAACTTCAACCTGCACCACGAGGACAGCCTGGAAG ACATGTCCCACACCCGCGGCCCCATCGACGGCAGCCTCTACGCCAAGATCAAGAAGAAGCGGAACCTGAGCGGCTtctccggcggcggcggcggtggGAGCCCGGCCAGCGCCGACTCCACCCAGCAGGGCAGCCGCTTCCTCTCCGTCAGCAGCGACTCGGGCCACTCCTCCATGCTGGCCGAACCCTCCCCTCCCGCCAAGCCGCTGCCCACGCCGGCCGAGAGGGAGGAGCTGGACAGGCTGCTCGGGGGCTTCGGGGTCAAGGCCAGGCCGGAGACCCCCAAGCAGCAGAGCGGGGCATCCCCGCACCGGGAGCTGGGGGGATGCCCGCCCAGCAACGGGGCCAGGGACAGGGAGACGGCCATCTTGGAAGACGAGCTGGTGGAAATGAGCCCCTTCGGGCCTCTGGCGTACCCCAGCCGGCgccccggcctggcccgccaCTGCTCCTGCCGCCTGGGCTACCGCTCGCAGAGCTGCCCGGGCGCCCACAGCCCCGAGAGGCTGCCCAATGGCGCCTACTACAGGCCAGAGGGCACCTTGGAGCGCCGGCGCCTGGTCTACAGCACCAACGGGGTCCACTTGCACCCCGCCGAGGGCTACCCCTGCCTGCCGCAGGAGGCCGGGCCGGGGGAGAAACGGCGGGTGTATCGCTCCCTCTCCGAGGGCCTGCAGCCCCTCGCCCACCCCTACGCCTACGAGCTGCCCCACAGCCCCGGTAAGCGGGAGGACCTGGCCTACAAGCCGCCCAGCTACCGGGAGGTGCTGATCCTGGAGGAGGAGCCCGCGTGCGGCTTGGAGCTGTGCCCGTGCCAGGACTGCCAGGAGAAGGTTCACGAGGAAGCcggcctgccccccaccaccgCCTTCTACGGCCTGCACCTGGGCAGCCGCGAGCCCGAGGAGTGGGCCCACGAGCGTGCCAAGTCCCCCCTGTCCCGGCCAGGGCACCccggccagtccctgcccctgctgatGCCGGCCGCCTACAGCCAGCGCACCCGGGGGCATCACGAGGTCTTTGAGTTCGAGCCCGCCCATGCCAAGATGCCGGCGCACTTTGGCCACAGCTACCCGGCACAGCCCATGCCCGGCGCCCATCAGAAGGGCCACAAGGGCATGGAGCAGAGCCTGGAGCCCTTCCACTACCGCTATGGCCCACCCTACCCCGCCCTGCTGCCCCACGGCGCCTACGCCTGTGGCCCCCCCACCCATTGCCCCCAGCCACCCTTCTACGGCCGgtccccagccaggccctgcGCCTCCCCCCCGGACACGCCGGGCTACCACTCGCCCCCATCCAGCTCGGCGTCCCCCGTCAGCTCAGCCTACCCGGCCTCCAGGAAGCAAAGCTACGAGCCCCAGTCCCCGGAGACGGGCCAGGGGTATCCACGCCCGGGGCACCAGGACCGGATGCCCACCG AGATGCAGGGCCCTGGGGACGAGGCGCCCTGGCGAGACACCCCTGGTTCCCTGCGCCAGCCCTCCTGGGAGGCTCACGCCGCCTGCCCCGCACCCCCCGAGCTGTCAGGCCCGCCAACtcctctgcacaccagcagcccGGTGCAGAGCAAAGACAG CCCGGCGATGCCCAAAGGCAGCACCCCGGCTGCCAGCCTGCAGGAGAGCTCGGCATGCTCCAGCCCCGAGGACACAGCCCCACCCAGCGACAAGAGAACCCCAGAGATGAGCTTAATCCTGCCAGGGGCCACGCccagccccacacagctcccTTCTCCAACACAGGCCTGTGCCCACGGAGCCACCTCCAGGGCCCAGTCCAATGGGCCGGCCCCAAGGCAGCCCTGTCTCCGAGCCCACAGCCCCGCCAGCCCGCCCCAGGGCACCGGCCTATCCAGGGTGAACCCGGGAGACAGCCCGCGTCACCTGAATGGCCCCAGCTACCCAGCTGTCTCCCCTGATTCATCCCCCAGCAATGGGACCCCAGCGCACCCGCTGCCCCCTGGCATGGACGGGCTGGACCAACGCAGCCCCCCGACCGCGCCCATCCACAGCCCggcctgtgccagctgcagaGCGACAGCCACGCTCAGGAACCCAGCCCCCTACAACGGGCACCTGCAGAGTGACAGAGCCGAGCTGGCCCCGGGCACCCTGGCCCGCTGCCCCAACGGCAGCCCCCTCCCGAGCCCCATCAGCGTGCAGgtcccagccccctactgcccctCCGACCTGCAATGCTCCCCGACCCCTGCCTTCCCCATCACCACAGCCTACTACTCGGGCGGGGAGAGGAGCCCGCTGCCCCCGGgctcccccagccagggccacGCCTGCGATTCACTGCAGCAGCCGCCGTTGCCCGAGAAGCGCCACACGCCAGCggctggcagctgggagaggagctcGCCCCCAGGACGGGGCACCGGGACGGGCCACCACGTCACCTTCGCGCCCGACACCGCCAGGCCAGACCCAG ACACACAGCCGGAGAGCCACAGCAACGTCAAATTTGTCCAGGATACGTCCAAGTTTTGGTATAAACCCAACCTGTCCCGGGACCAAG ccATCGCCCTGCTGAAGGACAAGGAGCCCGGCTGCTTCCTCATCCGCGACAGCAACTCCTTCCAAGGTGCCTACGGGCTGGCTCTGAAAGTGGCGACACCCCCGGCCAACTGCCTCACCCTCCCTTCCAAAG GTGACCCCATGGAGCAGCTGGTGCGTCACTTCCTGGTTGAGACAGGCCCCAAGGGGGTGAAGATCAAGGGCTGCCAGAATGAACCCTATTTCG GAAGCCTGCCCGCCCTGGTCTCGCAGCACTCCATCACCCCCATCTCTCTGCCCTGCAAGCTCCGGATCCCCAGCAGAG ATCCCATGGAGGAGACCCCGGACGTGGCCATTCCCACCAACGTGAGCACGGCGGCTGATTTGTTGAAGCAGGGAGCGG CCTGCAGCGTGCTCTACCTCAGCTCGGTGGAGACGGAGTCGCTGACGGGCCCCCAGGCCGTGGCCAAGGCGGCCGCCAGCACCCTGGGTTGcagcccccgcccgcccgcctgccTCGTGCACTTCAAGGTCTCGGCCCAGGGCATCACCCTGACGGACAATCAGAGGAA GCTGTTTTTCCGGCGCCATTACCCTGTGACCAGCATCACCTTCTGCAGCACGGACCCACAGGACAGGAG GTGGACGAATCCGGACGGCACCACCTCCAA GCTCTTCGGCTTTGTGGCTAAGAAGCAGGGCAGCCCCTGCGAGAACGTCTGCCACCTCTTCGCCGAGCTCGACCCCGAGCAGCCGGCCTTGGCCATCGTCAACTTCATCACCAAGGTCATGCTGGGGACGCACCGGAAATGA
- the TNS2 gene encoding tensin-2 isoform X9, which yields MERKYDFDLTYITERIISVFFPPALEEQRYRGNLREVAQMLKSKHEDKYTLFNLSEKRHDISRLNPKVQDFGWPDMHAPPLDKICSICKAMETWLNSDPQHVVVLHCKGNKGKTGVIVAAYMHYSKISASADQALGTLTMRKFCEDKVAASLQPSQKRYIKYFSGLLSGTIKMNSNTLFLHHVLIPAIPSFEASGGECHGAHADSGPGCVPTLPRATGYQPFLKIYQSMQLVYTSGIYSVPGPGPQKLCVTLEPALLLKGDVMVKCYHKQTCSSDRDVVFRIQFHTCTIHGTQLWFGKDELDEAWQDERFPFEASVEFVFSSSPEKMKGLETLRNSPSITVDYNISDPMVRWDSYENFNLHHEDSLEDMSHTRGPIDGSLYAKIKKKRNLSGFSGGGGGGSPASADSTQQGSRFLSVSSDSGHSSMLAEPSPPAKPLPTPAEREELDRLLGGFGVKARPETPKQQSGASPHRELGGCPPSNGARDRETAILEDELVEMSPFGPLAYPSRRPGLARHCSCRLGYRSQSCPGAHSPERLPNGAYYRPEGTLERRRLVYSTNGVHLHPAEGYPCLPQEAGPGEKRRVYRSLSEGLQPLAHPYAYELPHSPGKREDLAYKPPSYREVLILEEEPACGLELCPCQDCQEKVHEEAGLPPTTAFYGLHLGSREPEEWAHERAKSPLSRPGHPGQSLPLLMPAAYSQRTRGHHEVFEFEPAHAKMPAHFGHSYPAQPMPGAHQKGHKGMEQSLEPFHYRYGPPYPALLPHGAYACGPPTHCPQPPFYGRSPARPCASPPDTPGYHSPPSSSASPVSSAYPASRKQSYEPQSPETGQGYPRPGHQDRMPTEMQGPGDEAPWRDTPGSLRQPSWEAHAACPAPPELSGPPTPLHTSSPVQSKDSPAMPKGSTPAASLQESSACSSPEDTAPPSDKRTPEMSLILPGATPSPTQLPSPTQACAHGATSRAQSNGPAPRQPCLRAHSPASPPQGTGLSRVNPGDSPRHLNGPSYPAVSPDSSPSNGTPAHPLPPGMDGLDQRSPPTAPIHSPACASCRATATLRNPAPYNGHLQSDRAELAPGTLARCPNGSPLPSPISVQVPAPYCPSDLQCSPTPAFPITTAYYSGGERSPLPPGSPSQGHACDSLQQPPLPEKRHTPAAGSWERSSPPGRGTGTGHHVTFAPDTARPDPDTQPESHSNVKFVQDTSKFWYKPNLSRDQAIALLKDKEPGCFLIRDSNSFQGAYGLALKVATPPANCLTLPSKGDPMEQLVRHFLVETGPKGVKIKGCQNEPYFGSLPALVSQHSITPISLPCKLRIPSRDPMEETPDVAIPTNVSTAADLLKQGAACSVLYLSSVETESLTGPQAVAKAAASTLGCSPRPPACLVHFKVSAQGITLTDNQRKLFFRRHYPVTSITFCSTDPQDRRWTNPDGTTSKLFGFVAKKQGSPCENVCHLFAELDPEQPALAIVNFITKVMLGTHRK from the exons ATGGAGCGCAAGTACGACTTCGACCTGACCTACATCACCGAGCGCATCATCTCCGtcttcttcccccctgccctggaGGAGCAGCGCTACCGCGGCAACCTGCGCGAGGTGGCGCAGATGCTCAAGTCCAAGCACGAGGATAAGTACACG CTTTTCAACCTGTCCGAGAAGCGCCATGATATCAGCAGGCTGAACCCCAAG GTTCAGGATTTCGGCTGGCCGGACATGCACGCGCCCCCCCTGGACAAGATCTGCTCCATCTGCAAAGCCATGGAGACCTGGCTGAACTCGGACCCGCAGCACGTCGTGGTGCTGCATTGCAag GGGAACAAGGGCAAGACGGGCGTCATCGTGGCCGCCTATATGCACTATAGCAAGATCTCTGCCAG CGCGGACCAGGCCCTCGGCACCCTGACCATGCGGAAGTTCTGCGAGGACAAAGTGGCCGCGTCCCTGCAGCCATCCCAGAAAAG GTACATCAAGTACTTCAGCGGGCTGCTGTCAGGCACCATCAAGATGAATAGCAACACCCTGTTCCTGCACCACGTCCTCATTCCCGCCATCCCCAGCTTCGAGGCCAGCGGAGGTGAGTGCCACGGGGCACACGCAGACTCCGGCCCCGGGTGTGTGCCGACGCTCCCACGTGCAACAG GCTACCAGCCTTTCCTGAAGATCTACCAGTCCATGCAGCTCGTCTACACCTCGGGGATCTA CAGCGTCCCGGGCCCCGGCCCCCAGAAGCTGTGTGTcaccctggagccagccctgctgctgaaaGGGGACGTGATG GTGAAGTGCTACCACAAGCAGACCTGCAGCTCTGACCGGGACGTGGTTTTCCGCATCCAATTCCACACGTGCACCATCCACGGCACCCAGCTCTGGTTCGGGAAGGATGAGCTGGACGAGGCCTGGCAag acGAGCGCTTCCCCTTCGAAGCCAGCGTGGAGTTCGtcttctcttccagccctgagaAGATGAAAG GCCTGGAGACCTTACGGAACAGCCCATCCATCACAGTGGATTATAACATCTCCGATCCCATGGTGCGCTGGGACTCCTACGAGAACTTCAACCTGCACCACGAGGACAGCCTGGAAG ACATGTCCCACACCCGCGGCCCCATCGACGGCAGCCTCTACGCCAAGATCAAGAAGAAGCGGAACCTGAGCGGCTtctccggcggcggcggcggtggGAGCCCGGCCAGCGCCGACTCCACCCAGCAGGGCAGCCGCTTCCTCTCCGTCAGCAGCGACTCGGGCCACTCCTCCATGCTGGCCGAACCCTCCCCTCCCGCCAAGCCGCTGCCCACGCCGGCCGAGAGGGAGGAGCTGGACAGGCTGCTCGGGGGCTTCGGGGTCAAGGCCAGGCCGGAGACCCCCAAGCAGCAGAGCGGGGCATCCCCGCACCGGGAGCTGGGGGGATGCCCGCCCAGCAACGGGGCCAGGGACAGGGAGACGGCCATCTTGGAAGACGAGCTGGTGGAAATGAGCCCCTTCGGGCCTCTGGCGTACCCCAGCCGGCgccccggcctggcccgccaCTGCTCCTGCCGCCTGGGCTACCGCTCGCAGAGCTGCCCGGGCGCCCACAGCCCCGAGAGGCTGCCCAATGGCGCCTACTACAGGCCAGAGGGCACCTTGGAGCGCCGGCGCCTGGTCTACAGCACCAACGGGGTCCACTTGCACCCCGCCGAGGGCTACCCCTGCCTGCCGCAGGAGGCCGGGCCGGGGGAGAAACGGCGGGTGTATCGCTCCCTCTCCGAGGGCCTGCAGCCCCTCGCCCACCCCTACGCCTACGAGCTGCCCCACAGCCCCGGTAAGCGGGAGGACCTGGCCTACAAGCCGCCCAGCTACCGGGAGGTGCTGATCCTGGAGGAGGAGCCCGCGTGCGGCTTGGAGCTGTGCCCGTGCCAGGACTGCCAGGAGAAGGTTCACGAGGAAGCcggcctgccccccaccaccgCCTTCTACGGCCTGCACCTGGGCAGCCGCGAGCCCGAGGAGTGGGCCCACGAGCGTGCCAAGTCCCCCCTGTCCCGGCCAGGGCACCccggccagtccctgcccctgctgatGCCGGCCGCCTACAGCCAGCGCACCCGGGGGCATCACGAGGTCTTTGAGTTCGAGCCCGCCCATGCCAAGATGCCGGCGCACTTTGGCCACAGCTACCCGGCACAGCCCATGCCCGGCGCCCATCAGAAGGGCCACAAGGGCATGGAGCAGAGCCTGGAGCCCTTCCACTACCGCTATGGCCCACCCTACCCCGCCCTGCTGCCCCACGGCGCCTACGCCTGTGGCCCCCCCACCCATTGCCCCCAGCCACCCTTCTACGGCCGgtccccagccaggccctgcGCCTCCCCCCCGGACACGCCGGGCTACCACTCGCCCCCATCCAGCTCGGCGTCCCCCGTCAGCTCAGCCTACCCGGCCTCCAGGAAGCAAAGCTACGAGCCCCAGTCCCCGGAGACGGGCCAGGGGTATCCACGCCCGGGGCACCAGGACCGGATGCCCACCG AGATGCAGGGCCCTGGGGACGAGGCGCCCTGGCGAGACACCCCTGGTTCCCTGCGCCAGCCCTCCTGGGAGGCTCACGCCGCCTGCCCCGCACCCCCCGAGCTGTCAGGCCCGCCAACtcctctgcacaccagcagcccGGTGCAGAGCAAAGACAG CCCGGCGATGCCCAAAGGCAGCACCCCGGCTGCCAGCCTGCAGGAGAGCTCGGCATGCTCCAGCCCCGAGGACACAGCCCCACCCAGCGACAAGAGAACCCCAGAGATGAGCTTAATCCTGCCAGGGGCCACGCccagccccacacagctcccTTCTCCAACACAGGCCTGTGCCCACGGAGCCACCTCCAGGGCCCAGTCCAATGGGCCGGCCCCAAGGCAGCCCTGTCTCCGAGCCCACAGCCCCGCCAGCCCGCCCCAGGGCACCGGCCTATCCAGGGTGAACCCGGGAGACAGCCCGCGTCACCTGAATGGCCCCAGCTACCCAGCTGTCTCCCCTGATTCATCCCCCAGCAATGGGACCCCAGCGCACCCGCTGCCCCCTGGCATGGACGGGCTGGACCAACGCAGCCCCCCGACCGCGCCCATCCACAGCCCggcctgtgccagctgcagaGCGACAGCCACGCTCAGGAACCCAGCCCCCTACAACGGGCACCTGCAGAGTGACAGAGCCGAGCTGGCCCCGGGCACCCTGGCCCGCTGCCCCAACGGCAGCCCCCTCCCGAGCCCCATCAGCGTGCAGgtcccagccccctactgcccctCCGACCTGCAATGCTCCCCGACCCCTGCCTTCCCCATCACCACAGCCTACTACTCGGGCGGGGAGAGGAGCCCGCTGCCCCCGGgctcccccagccagggccacGCCTGCGATTCACTGCAGCAGCCGCCGTTGCCCGAGAAGCGCCACACGCCAGCggctggcagctgggagaggagctcGCCCCCAGGACGGGGCACCGGGACGGGCCACCACGTCACCTTCGCGCCCGACACCGCCAGGCCAGACCCAG ACACACAGCCGGAGAGCCACAGCAACGTCAAATTTGTCCAGGATACGTCCAAGTTTTGGTATAAACCCAACCTGTCCCGGGACCAAG ccATCGCCCTGCTGAAGGACAAGGAGCCCGGCTGCTTCCTCATCCGCGACAGCAACTCCTTCCAAGGTGCCTACGGGCTGGCTCTGAAAGTGGCGACACCCCCGGCCAACTGCCTCACCCTCCCTTCCAAAG GTGACCCCATGGAGCAGCTGGTGCGTCACTTCCTGGTTGAGACAGGCCCCAAGGGGGTGAAGATCAAGGGCTGCCAGAATGAACCCTATTTCG GAAGCCTGCCCGCCCTGGTCTCGCAGCACTCCATCACCCCCATCTCTCTGCCCTGCAAGCTCCGGATCCCCAGCAGAG ATCCCATGGAGGAGACCCCGGACGTGGCCATTCCCACCAACGTGAGCACGGCGGCTGATTTGTTGAAGCAGGGAGCGG CCTGCAGCGTGCTCTACCTCAGCTCGGTGGAGACGGAGTCGCTGACGGGCCCCCAGGCCGTGGCCAAGGCGGCCGCCAGCACCCTGGGTTGcagcccccgcccgcccgcctgccTCGTGCACTTCAAGGTCTCGGCCCAGGGCATCACCCTGACGGACAATCAGAGGAA GCTGTTTTTCCGGCGCCATTACCCTGTGACCAGCATCACCTTCTGCAGCACGGACCCACAGGACAGGAG GTGGACGAATCCGGACGGCACCACCTCCAA GCTCTTCGGCTTTGTGGCTAAGAAGCAGGGCAGCCCCTGCGAGAACGTCTGCCACCTCTTCGCCGAGCTCGACCCCGAGCAGCCGGCCTTGGCCATCGTCAACTTCATCACCAAGGTCATGCTGGGGACGCACCGGAAATGA